The Podospora pseudoanserina strain CBS 124.78 chromosome 7 map unlocalized CBS124.78p_7, whole genome shotgun sequence region AAGTCAAAGCCCCCCCGGCCAAAGCCGCTGCTCCCCCCAAGTCGACCGCTTTCAAGCTGAACGGCGATGCCCCCGTCCACATCCAACTCATCGCCGGTTCCTACGACCGCATTCTCCACGGTATCACCGTCACTATCAAAACAACCGAAGTCACCTCTGAACCCCCAGCAGAGGCCGAATCcaccgacaagaagaagaagaagtccaaaaagtcgaaaaccaccacccccatcacaacAACCGAGCAATCCGCCTCCTTCGCCgacaccttcctcttcaacgcCCACAACTCCGCCATCCGCtgcctcgccatctcccccccctccgcctcaacCCCTAAACAAACCCAAAAGGTCCTCCTCGCAACCGGCTCAACAGACGAGCGCATCAACATCTACAACCTCTccgcccaccccccctcctcccgctccatcTCCGACCCAGACACCcagctcctctcctctctcgccccccgccccatcctcgaaaacaacaagaaccgCGAGCTCGGCACTCTGCTGCATCATACAGGCAACATAACCCGTCTCTGCTTCCCCAACCGCTCCAAGCTCCTCTCCGCAGCAGAGGACTCCACCATCGGCGTGACCCGCACCCGCGACTgggccctcctccacaacttTAAATGCCCCATCCCCAAGGTTTTTGGTCGCCCATCAGGTGACACCGCCGGTGTGGGCGGGACCCCCCAGGGCGTCAACGACTTTGCGGttcacccctccaacaagaTCATGATTTCGGTCTCCAAGGGAGAGAAATGCATGCGTCTTTGGAACTTGGAGACGGGAAAGAAGTCGAGGGTGTTGAATTTTGAACGGACGATGCTTAATgaagcgggggaggggaagcacTCGACTGGTGAAGCGAGACGAATCAtctggggcagcagcagcagcaagggaggggaggatgagttTGCGCTCGCGTTTGATAGGGATGTGGTTGTGTTTGGGATGGACTGCAGGCCGAGGTgcagggtgatgggggggagcAACAGGACAAAGGTTCATGTGATCAAGTACGTCCGGcttggggatgaggaggaggatggtgctTTGTTGGCGGTTTCGAccgaggatgggagggtgcTGTTTTTTGATACGGCGGAAGAAAACTGTCAGCCTGCGACTGAGGGGAAGACGCTTGCCACGGCGAGGCTTGTCGGTCAGCTGGGCGGGAAGGAGGCCGGTGTGACGGGCAGAGTGAAGGATTTTGTGGTTTTGCCTGTGGAAGACGAAAAGGGGGTTAGGTCGTGGTTTGTGGCTACGGCGGGGAGTGATGGGCTGGTTCGTGTTTGGAGGTTGGGCAGCGGTGAGctcaaggttgaggagaagaaggaggagtcgACAAGACAAGTAGGGAAGCTGCTGGGCGCGTATGGGACGCAAAACAGGATTACGTGCTTGGGGGGCTTCGTCATGATACCCAGGTCCGACGGGGCCGAGGAGAGCGAGTACGAgtttgacgacgaggaggatgacgatgacgaggaggatagCTATGATGAGTAGAGTGTCAGTCAGGGGTTTACACGGCGTTTTAGATGGGGAGTGGGTAGCCAGGCTCGTATAATATTCAAAAAGACAAATTGCCCATTTCATTGGGAGACAAGACAGGAACAACCAGAAAATACATGCAGACGTGCCCTTCGCCATGCTTTCTATGTTCTTCTTTGGATCATTGGTTTGTGTCTGATCACTTGTAATATAATATGTACATGAATCAGGTCAAAAACACCCCCTAAACTCCCCAGTCCAGTCCTCCGCTGACCTCTATCCTTTATAGAGAGTTTAACTCAACTCGTTCTACCCGTGTTTGAAAAACAATGCAGAGGATATAACGCATGCATTACAGGGCAAGGTCCGTCCCGTCTACCGAATGATGCCCGTGCCCGCCTTCTACCCTCAAAATATGTACCATGTTTTGATCATGAGAAACCAGCTCCAGTCCACTACAACATAAAACACATTGCGACCATGGCAGTGCTTTGTAGTTACAAGACAAGTCTAGCAGTCCAGCAACAAACTACATGATTATTTACCAGGCGCAGGCGTGGCACTACCACTCGCTTGCCTTTGGTGTTGAgcagcttgttgctgctgttgctgctgttgctgagcctGCTGGGCAGCAAGTTGAGCAACTTGCTGGGCTTGTGCTTGTTGCACTGCCGCTGCTTGGTGAGCCTGCGGATTatgtggctgctgttgctgggcctgctgctgggcttgtTGAGCCTGCTGTTGGGCTTGGATCTGGGCAGCTTGGGCCTGCTGTTGAGCCCGCAGCAATGATGCGTATTGATGCGGGCTCGTGGTTGCTGTCATGGCGTTCAGGCCTGGTTGGTGTCCCAGCTGCCCAGCCGCAGCGCTCATAGCGGCCTGCTGGTGAGCTTGGGCAAGCTGGTGATTCTGGGCGTTCTGGACGATGATCCTGCCCACTTGCTCCATGGCCAGGTTCCTGGCCTCCTGTTGCGTGAGGCCTGGACTCTTGTTCCGATAATGCACCTCCAACTCAGCGATGCGCTGCTGTACTGCAGGGTTAAGAGCCCCACCCGCCACTCTGGGGTTTAGCATGGGCATCGTCAGCCCAGCGCCTGGTGAAGTAGCCAAGCCACCTCCGTTAAAGgccgccatcatggcctGGGCGTTGGCATTGGCCATAAATGCTCCTTGGTTTAGACCGTTTACCACACTGCGCATGGGTGAGGGTGAATTCTGGGTTCCATTGACCTGGGggtgctgttgaggttgctggCCAACCTGCTGAGgctggggctgctgctgaggctgctggGCCACTCCTTGTTGAGgctgatgttgctgctgcccaacctgctgttgctggtggccgTGAACCTGTTGGTGGGCTTGTTGAGCTGCCGCCTGTTGAGCCTGTTGAGCCGCCTGTCGCTGTTGCTGAGCAAGTCGAATggccgcctgctgctgctgttggatgGTTTGAGCCTGCAGGACGAGGTTGAGATCTGGCTGTGGTGTCGCCATTGGCATTCTCTGCTGTGCTTGGAGAGCGGCTTGAAGCTGAGCTTGAGGGATGCCGGCCATGGGAGGAACAAGTGCACCAAGACCATTCAAACGAGCCTGAACGGCAGGTGGCACTGCTCCGAGAGGTGCTTGCATCGGGACCCGTGCTTGCACTCTGTTCTGGGCCACTTGAGCTGGCACGTTCAGCcgggcagcggcggcggcggccatCAGGGAATTGGCACCAGGCATTTGCCCAGCCTGTGCCGCGGCAAGAGCAGCAGGCGTGCCCGGTACCGCGTGAGGCTGTGGTTTCTGCCATGTGATGTTAGTTCTGGAAAGACTTGGTGAAAGAGTAGGGATTGTGAAGCTTACCAGATTCTTTCCGAGGGCAACTGCTTGCCGCGCTGTGTATTGAGCCATCCTCTCAGCAAGTTTCTGGTCACGCTCATGCCTCATTATGCTATAATCACGCGGCGTCTTGGCCGGCGGAATCGGCTGCCTGGATACTTCATTCACCTTACGGCTGGCAACTTGActggcttgttgttgggcCTTCTGGATGGCCGTCTCCCGCCTCTTCGCCAGTTTCCTCATTGCATCAATCATGGCCAAATGCTTCTGGTTGCGGCGCCGTTCTACCCGCATCGTCGTGGTCGGCCTGCGCCTAGGAACTGGAGTGACTGCGCCATTTGGCCCAACTTGCTGCTGGGCCGTCTGGTTCTGCTGCAGGATAGCCCGCTGGGCATTGTCTATA contains the following coding sequences:
- the MAK11 gene encoding Protein mak11 (EggNog:ENOG503NZ64; COG:S), encoding MRQQIHVGKKILESDTKTTVSLISPPPTEPMAPKRKREAAANGDVAEKSNATKKVKAPPAKAAAPPKSTAFKLNGDAPVHIQLIAGSYDRILHGITVTIKTTEVTSEPPAEAESTDKKKKKSKKSKTTTPITTTEQSASFADTFLFNAHNSAIRCLAISPPSASTPKQTQKVLLATGSTDERINIYNLSAHPPSSRSISDPDTQLLSSLAPRPILENNKNRELGTLLHHTGNITRLCFPNRSKLLSAAEDSTIGVTRTRDWALLHNFKCPIPKVFGRPSGDTAGVGGTPQGVNDFAVHPSNKIMISVSKGEKCMRLWNLETGKKSRVLNFERTMLNEAGEGKHSTGEARRIIWGSSSSKGGEDEFALAFDRDVVVFGMDCRPRCRVMGGSNRTKVHVIKYVRLGDEEEDGALLAVSTEDGRVLFFDTAEENCQPATEGKTLATARLVGQLGGKEAGVTGRVKDFVVLPVEDEKGVRSWFVATAGSDGLVRVWRLGSGELKVEEKKEESTRQVGKLLGAYGTQNRITCLGGFVMIPRSDGAEESEYEFDDEEDDDDEEDSYDE